The sequence TCACTTGGTTACCTACAACTGCAACTGTACCTTCTAGTAAAGAAACTTTTGAATTACCAGAGGTGGCGATAGGCACTAATAACTAACAATTAATCTCTAAATGCTCTATCGGAATCATAGCAGCAATACAGTTGTGTGTCTTCTGGCTGAAGGTGAGTATcttgtgcttggctgaggagaaAACCCCTGTTGTGTTCTGCCTGCAACTCTTTGTACAAAGATTCTTTCAGGTCGCAGTGAGGGGGACCATTCAAGCACCCTGAGcctgttggagaaaaggtaggCTCTAAATGGAATCATACATCAAATATGAAAACTAAATATTCCAAAGAGCTTGTATTGAGCAACATTGGTTATTCAATCCCTGTTTCAGAAGAGCTGCGAACTCAAAAGCCTAATGCGGTCGATCTCCGTGCTTCTACCTGGAGGGACTTCTCTTGTCGGGACACCACTGCAGGGGAGGCCCTTTCCTGTGCCATCACCACACAATAAGGTACATCTATTGGTGGGACAGCCAGCCATGTTTTGTTCCAGCTCTTTTTTTTAcagacctcacagagctacctgtGCCGGAAGCAGATCTGCTCCATTGACAAAAGGCAGTGTCAGAGCTTTTGATCCATCAGGTGAACATCTGCAGTGCAGGATTGAGAGACACCTGCGTCTTGACTGCGCTGCTTTAGGTAACCGGCTGTTTTTGCTCCTGTGTCTGGAGGGGAGGGCTGCTGAAGACCCTAGTCTCTTCCAGGTGCATCTCAGGGATGCAAGAAATAGAATTTTGCAAGCCTTCAGGAAACTTAACGGCAAGTGAACTTCACACTCCACAATTCAGTGATCTTTTTCAGTCCAATCCTTTTGGGCTggcttctccatttcccccccgcttgaTCTCTTCACAGTTCTGCCCAAGAGCCCACCACACTCAGGGGAAGCCAGCTCTTCCTGCAGAAGTCAGGTCAGTCAGAACAGCTGGGttccaaaaacatttctctggAATTGGCGGGAAAGGGCCGGGGACAAAGTAATGAGTCCAGATTGCTTTTCACAGACCAGCGGAAGGAACTTCCAGGCCCATGAATTCACACTTCAGAGGGACAATCAAAAAGGTGAGCATAAAGGCAGAGTTTGGAGACTGGATCCAGTCTCTCTGTCCTGCCCTGCAAATGAATGGCAGTCAACATGGCATTCTGTGACTTAATCTAGGTGAATATCCCTTGCTAATGGCAAGGGATAAAACCTTGATTGTGTTCTGTCTGCAACTTCATAATTcttaagggttttcttttttcctgagaGAACATTCTGTATTCAGAGTGTTCTCTCAGGTTTTGCTTTTCACCTTGTTGCATTggccaaaaaaaagcaaaagacgcTGGTGGTTGGCGCTCCTGGTTTCCAGGACGGGGTTCAAGCCCCTGCGGTGTCTCTGCTTACTTCCAATGcaacttcttcctctctctctctctctccccccccccccttaagaacTAAATGAAGCAAGATGCATTTGTAGAGCTGCTGGGAAATCAAGCTGGTGGGTTGCTAGGGTTTCACCCGCAAAGTATTATGGGCACTTTGTAGCTTTGTGAAGGGTTAGCGACAGTGCTCAGGATTCTTTGTGAGGTGAGAAATGGGGATAAGTTTTCCTTTAATGCTTTTTGACCACTAACAACTGCAAATACAACAGAATGGTGACTGAGTGGGGTGAAGGGAAAGAGGTAGGAAGGTCTTGAATGAAATCCACGTGCCCTGGGCCCCCTCCTCTTCTAGTTATAACACATCTCCCTCTGCTTCCCtgatgcaaccccccccctctaaaaataGTAGGCGAAGGAGGTCGGCACAAAAAtggccccctctgccccccaccctgcaaTTTGAACATTGGTCTTGAGTTTTCTCCATCTACAGTCATGGAGAAGCAGGGATTCTAATTGTGTCAGAGCTCCGCAGTCGAAAACCAGGGTCTAGAAGCTCTCCCAGAAATATTAAACACAGAATACAATGGTGACCTTGAATAGAGAGTGTGTCTCTTGTTGGAAAGGTGGGCAGTGTgctcgtgtttgtgtgtgtaattttctTGTACGTTTTATGCTCCTTATCGCTACCCCCGACCTCTGTGAGCTGAGGGTCCCTttcccatcatcatcattggCCCAGATTGCACTGGGCTCCCTGGACCCGAAACCTGAGCCCCGCAAAGAAGGAATCGGCAAGGAACTGGATGTGACGGAGGACATCTTGCATGTGTGAGTATTGGCCAGGCGCCCTCTTCTACAAGAGGCAAGATGTGGCAGCAGTCGGGGCAGATGGTGGGCTCTGAGTCCTGGGTGCAGCCTGCTGGAAGGTCTCCTGCACAAGCTGCAGGAGGATGAGAGACAAGGTGGCGCCGTACTGGATGGCATGTTGGACTTGAACCAgggtttaaacaacaacaacaattttattatttgtacctcctCAACCTCTGGACGTCTTCTGTTCCCCGAAACATCTCTGCCTTTTCCTCCCTGGTGCCCCATATGCCTGGTACCCCCTCTCAGAACCCTCCTCGCTTATTTCTTTCAAGCCTTCCCGCTCACCTTCCCATGAAGCCCTTGGAGCAGGGACACCACAGCAGCCAGGCCTCTAACTAAAGCTCAGCACTTGTCAGTCAAATCATCGCCTCCTTCGCTGCCCCCACgtccctctccttcctctgttgTGCCAAATTTTAGCTGTAAGCCTGTCAGGGCAGAGATCTATCCCCTCGTATTTTCTGTAAAGTGCTATACAAGCTGATGATACTATATAGAGAATAAtaattcctcccttcctctctgttGAGTCCTTTGCATTCAGGTGCTGCCATGATAAGAATAAATTGGAATAGAATGAGGGACTGGAATAGAATGAGGATATTGGACTGTTAAGTGTAGTGTAAGTGTTGACTACAAGTTTCGGTCTacacaaagtatatatatatattattttttttgcagtcgATGGAGAGCAGATGAAGCCCGGATTCTGCGTGTGTCCATCAGCTCCTTCCTGAAGCATCTCTCCTTGGTGGTGGAAACTATGGACCTGTTTGGGCCTCCTGTGGCTTGATAGGTGGTTGCAACAGGAAGCTTCCCCATAGTCTTGGCTGGACTCTGGACTTGCCCATGGGCTACTGATGCCAGAAGAGGCCCTGAACATGCCATCCTTAGAGCCAAGATGTTGCTTTGTGTTTTGGAGCCAGCGGGGAACTCTTTGCTTTTGGATACTCTTGGACATTGATAGATTTTGGGTGCTGAGAAAGCAAGCAAGCCTGGGACTGCCTTGATATAAGACAAAGTACATAGAATCTGGTGCTCTAATAAATTATCCAGTGTACTTTACTTTATAGTCTGCATGTGTTAACTGATTAAATATATTTGAGCCGGCTCACCATATTGATTAATCAATTACGGTATACAGTGCATGGCCGAgggttagggataatgggagttatagtccttGCAGCACCGGGAGAgacccaggttccccatccccattgctgcatctctctgtctctcttgccCCCAGGGAGAAAGCAGCTAATAGCCGGcagtgaggaagaggaagggggccAAGCGACAGAGGAGCCAAAACGGATGGTGTGGCCTTGAAGTCCTATTTATATAGGAAGatttgccttttttctttctttctggcaggGCTCCTACTTTTAAACAGCAAGCAAAACTTCCCCACCTCTGTTGCCACCTTGGCATTCTAgtgaaagcttcacctgttgaatttctgtttgACATTTGTCATTAGTTATACTTGCAGCTCCCTCTTGAAGGCACACATGCTGAAACCTGGGTTTGTGCTTGTGTAAAAAGACCCAAGAGCGCTTCTCGCCAGCCATTGCTGTTCCTGAACCAGGATAGTCTTGCCCCCGTTATCCATGCTCTGATAAACCTCAGAGTGGGATTACTGCCATGCACTGTAAGGAGGGCGATGCTTGAAGAAGAAATTACTAGTGCAGAAACAAGTATTTAGTTTTGTAGTTTGCTTTCAGGGCTGGTAGAGAccaagtgcccaaactgcaacccaaaacccacttatttattgtaaagtgccaacacggcaattaaacctgtatatctcattttctctgtgtttcacgtttcttctttatgactgctgttgtaataaataatccttcataaagGTTTttgcattgatatataattttatggtatagctcagtgcttcccccccccaaaaaaaatgtttaggggtactctcattttgactcaagaaaatcagcaCCGGGGGAAAAATAAAcacagttcaaattgggggaaataaatacagtggtacctcagttttcgaacagcttTGTTCTCAAACTACTTGGAACTGAACacttcaaacctggaaatgagtgCTCCAGTTttggaacttttttcagaagctgaggaGCGCCTGGCTGCCTTcgggtggtgcaggggctctgagatgcagcttctgggctgcttCCACCTTCCCCAACCCCAGCAACTATTCAGCCTGGCTGCCTTCACGGGGTTGGAGGGGATGTGATGTGAaggtgggggctcctttaaacttcttccTTGAGGGGAGTGCAGCTGCGAACCCCTCAACGGAAAGTGTGAAGGAGCCTGcacctccccagctgagcagccccgATCCAGCTCCTGTTCCCGTGCAAGCAGCAACGCTGCCTAGCGGAGCAGCCTGATCCCACTCCTACTTGCTTGCAAGCAGAAGtggaggcagggatctctcagaagTGGAGCCCCAGCCCAGCTTTCCCTCACTTAGTGCTGGGGCTGCAGGGCTGCATTCAAAGTAAAAACTGAAACTTTCCAGAAAACCACAAAGCCAACAAACTTGCAGGCCGTGAAAAAGCAGCAACACAACTAATTGAAAAAAGCAAACCAACCGCAAATCAATCAAAATCACAAGAAAACATAAAACAACACTGACCCTGACCCCTAATTCTaatcctttaaggtaaaggtaaaagtaaaggtacccctgaccgttaggtcaagttgcggtcgactctggggtttaatgctcatcttgctctataggctgagggagccggcgtttgtccgcagacaaattccgggtcatgtggccagcatgcctaagccgcttctggcaaaccagagcagcgcatggaaacgccatttaccttccctccagagcggtacctatttatctacttgtacttgatgtgtttttgaactgctaggcgggcaggagctgggaccgaacaaagggagctcaccccgttgtggggattcaaactgccgaccttccgatcggcaagccctaggctctgtagtttagaccacagtgccaccagcatccCAATTCTAATCCTAACccagccctcctctcctcctcactCCTTCCCTACCCCCAGCATGGAAGCTACGGTACCAGGGCTGCAGGCTTTGGGCGCTCGCGCGCCTAGCATGGATGCTGGGGCGACAGTGTGCATGGCCACAGAGAAGGATGTGAGTGCCTTCTCTGGCACGCGTGGCATAAGTTCGCCACTACTGATTTAAGGCAACTATTAAACATAAGTAGAAGCACATTGTATAGAATTTTGCATGAAGATTTCCACCAAGCAGAGCTTCTTCTTGGCCTCCTTACATACTTCCCCACCTGCCATGCACACAGTTTCAACAGACAAGGAAACAGGTGGatcatcatttatttaaaaaacaattgtATCTCATTTTACAAAACCAGTGAGTTCAGCAGCATATGTGAGGTACTAAAGGTTTTCCTTTGAAAATGTACTGAAATGCTTAGGAGCATAGTTTACAGAAAAGAAACCTGTTTCAAAAGCAGGAGAAAGGTCCCCTCTTAAGAAGAGATCTAGATGTGAAATCAGCGTAATATTATTAACGGTGGATTTTGTCCTACCTTCACAACTAGATACACAAGCATCCcaaacagaaattaaaaaaactggatgcttctactctgcagcctcATTTAGCTTGAGATATAACCCTAACCCCAGGTCTAGCAGTCACACAGAGCCCTATATGAAGTCTTCATAGCACTGCTCTGCTTAGTCTAATACAGAATTGCATGATGGAGGCTATCCATAATGGGACCTGCAACccatttgctcagaagtaaaaccTACCAAATTCAATAGGGCTTCCCCTCAACACACTCTCCCTGCCTTGCCCCAGCTCTCAGTTCCAGGGGTCTTTGATAGAAGTCTCTTCTGGAAGGAGCTGCAGGACAGAGCATATTCCAGCAGCTGTAAAATAGATACAGAAGGCCATTCCACTTAATCCCGAGGAGGGGTAATTGGTGGATACTTGGAGAATTTCCCTAGTTGATGGGGGCAGTGGACGAAATGGACCTAGACAAGGCACCAGAAAGTAGCCAACCAATCCCTGAATTATTCCAGTGCTTCTCCTATGGCATATGTGTTCATGATGATCCACTATGCAAGAGGTCAGTGCTTCTTGAATTTGCCAGCATCCGTTATCTTCTGGCAAGTGCTGAGGTGCTTCCAAGCATCCAGGATGAGGATGGAAGGAATGATGATCCACAAAGCGTTCATGAAGACAAAATAAAACCAGAAGTATATCGGGTGCCCTATCTCACTGTGACTGAAGCCCTCAAGATACTCGGTAGAAAAGTACAGAACGTCTCCATAGAGTTGGCCTGCATTGAATGGTAGAGACAAGACAACCAATTAGAGCAGGGGGtaaggaacccttttcagcccaaggggcCACATCCCTTCATGGGCAACCATCTGGGGGCCACTTACCAGCGATGGGTGTGGCTAGAGTGGAGGAACAACTTCGACTCCTGCTTTTATCCCATAGGCTACATTCAAGTCATGAACACTTCAGAGGTTTTCACACACATCTCTCCAGCCAGGTAAGTGAAAAGCATGACCACAGTTCCAGAGACACAAAAGCACACCAGGAAGCGAGTtgagcagggccagtgaagggtCTGGCACAGGAGTGGGCAGGGCCTGGGGGAGAACCCTGAGGGCCAGGCGCAAGAGATCTGGACAGCCACATTTGGCCGCTGGGCCCAAGGTTCCCCACGTctggattaaggtaaaggtaaagggacccctgccggtacgggccagtcttgacagactctagggttgtgcgctcatctcactctataggccgggagccagcgctgtccgcagacacttccgggtcacgtggccagcgtgacaaggctgcatctggcgagccagcgcagcacacggaacgccgtttaccttcccgctattaagcggtccctatttatctactttgagacacgggtggcgctgtcggtaaaacctcagcgcctaggacttgctgatcgtcaggtcggcggttcgaatccccgcggcggggtgcgctcccattgctcggtcccagcgcctgccaacctagcagttcgaaagcacccccgggtgcaagtagataaatagggaccgcttactagcgggaaggtaaatggcatttccatgtgctgcgctggctcgccagatgcagcttcgtcacgctgaccacgtgacccggaagtgtctgcggacagcgctggctcccagcctatagagtgagatgggcgcacaaccctagagtctggcaagactggcccgtatgggcaggggtacctttaccttttatttatctacttgcacccgggggtgctttcaaactgctaggttggcaggcgctgggaccgaacgacgggagcgcaccctgccgtggggattcgaaccgccgaccatgcgatcggcaagtcctaggcactgaggttttacccacagcgccacccgcatccctgatacGTCTGGATTAGAACCAGACAAAAAAAGATATACAGCCCGAATTTCCTAGTTCCATGAGTTTCCTAGTTTTCCAGTGGTTGCAATTGAGTGTGAGAGAGAtaactgggattttttttaattgcttggggtggggagagggagaagacaaGGGTGAGGGGTTATGGATGCCAGGAACACAAGGGAGCATGCAGCAACCTTTTCAGGCATTCTTCCAGTGCAGAACATGTGGTGAAAAGGCACAGGGGATTGGGATGCAGTTGAGCTCGGCCGTCATTATATTTAGAGATCTGTCCTTGTGTTTGCCTCATATACCTACCCAGCGACACAATCAACTGCAGCACAAACCGATGGGGCTGGTCTGAAAGAAATGCTAACACAGTCCAGATGGAGAGGGGGCCCCAGGCGAAGGCTGTGATGGTCTCCACACAAACTGTGAAATTGTCTGATCTGTAGGGACAAAAGTGAAATAGAAATCAGTTGGGGGTCGAGAAGCATCCAAACTGTTTTTTGCACTGCATTTCTCTCTGGTCTGTCTCTTCACATTTCCACCTCCCCAGCTCCAATATCAGATGCATTGAAGCATTATTAAGAAACAGACTTGAGTCCACAAATgcttatgctggggggggggggagctttttcagcccaagggttgCACTACCCTGTAGAAAGCTTTCTGGGGGCCGCATTccactggtgggtggggccagaaagaaaagcaagcagagcttttctggatgtgactttgtacagcaggctgcaTTGCAACTGCACAGAGGTCAGAGATTCCCCTTCATCTAGGCACGCAAGAgtccagggacacattccagccaggcagaagaaCTCAAGGGGTGTGTTTTGGGGAGCAGAGGGGTTGCCTGGGGAAGAGTCctgagaaccaggcagagaggcTTCGAGGGTTGCATTTGATACCCCAGCCCCAAGTTTCTCCAAGCCTAGCTTAGGCTACAACAAATGTCTTCTTCTTTAAGGCACAAGGAGGCAAATTTTCTTGTTTTTTGCTGCTATGGATTAAAGTGGCTACCCCAGAAGCCTTTAGCACACACTCAACAGTTGCTAACTAACAACTAGCCTTCACCCTGCAGGCGGTAAGCAAAATGTTAACCATCTAATGCCAACAACAGTGGCTTCTCGGGTAAAGTATTATTCGCCCCAAAATGCAAGTTCTGCTGAGGAAACACAAGAGAAATGACTCAGGGTAATCCCATGCAAAGCCGTCCCACTTTACCTCCTTATGGGCTGCCATGTTATAAGATGTAGCTTAAAATATgcatctatagccttttaaagcTGTTAGTGCTCCCCCCACACCAATCTTTCTGTTTCTAATGATTCAGTGCTGGATCTTTGCACGACTGAATCCTTTTCCTCCATTACGATATAGACAAACAGCTATCCCACCGCCTCAAAGCAGACACTCACATGACGTATCTGCTGTCACCTTTGGCGTATTCCTTCCCTATAGGATAGTGAGGAGAGAAAATAAGGCACAACATTGGTTATAATAAGCTGAGAAGCACAAAATTTCACATGACTTGAAAAGCTTGTGTATTTCACTAACTAGCAATTAGTACTACCCAGGTAAAGAGAACTGTTCAGACTTTCAAATTCAGCACCAATTTCCAAGTGGAAACAAAGCCAATTTAAGCATATTACAtctctgcaaaaaataataataatgctacttTGTTCTATTTGCTGGTTtggggagaaagggtgggatagatattgaataaataaaataaaatgttaatgaTAGAGTCTATATAATGCTCCCCTTATTTAACTGCTACGACATACTTTCCCCAGAACTGGGAGAAGAACTCTGGTGTTTTGCATACAGTACATGCCCTCCATCCCCGCCACCATCAAGTCAGTCTTACAGAGCTGTGAAAGAAAAGACTGGTCCCCTGCGATTTCCTTGTGGTACAGGCTGAACCAGCCTTCAATGACACCATGAATAAAGCCACAGACAGCAAACCAGCAGATCGCCAAGGAGCGCCAGGTTCCAAAGGGTGCAGCTGTCCTGTTCTGCCATCTTGCTATGAGCCAAGTTACTATCAGCAGGAGCCCAGAGACAGAGAAGAGGAAAGTCAAGATCTGCCACATGGGGCGGTCATTGGGGATGTAGTGCTGGAGCTCCAGGTTTCGAGGCCAGTAAGGGTGGGGAACAGCAAGGTGCTTCGCTTCTAACCCCATGGCGCTCGAGGAGAATTAATCCAAGTTGCTGAAACCGGTGAATGCTCTTTCGCTCTGCAATAAAGAAACAGAGTTGGTAATGTTAATTCACTGGAAAGCACATGTGAAATGAATACAGATTCTGGGCTAATGAGTTACCATTGTCACAACTATGGGAAATGTTTGAACTATTACTATACAGAACAATGTAATTTGAGGTCATGGGGTGTCCAGAAAACTAGAACTGTAGCCCATATCAAAAGGGGTGGAAAGACTACATATACAAATAAATCAATGTGTTATCTAGCCAACAGATTTACATATAGGTCCCCATTGTTTAGTAATCCAGAATATATTTCCTTTAAGAATCTTTTGTTTCCAAACCTCCATTGGATAAGGTGACTCCAGaagtggaaagcgtaatgctggtggtcaacaaaagaagttcaaaaactttttcaaggcaaatctaaaaaaatgtagcataaacaccgacaactgggaatctggcctgcaagcgctccagttggagaacagcctttaccaaaggcgtcatgggctctgaagatgcttgaactcaggtgCGCAAGGgtgaaatgtgctaagaggaaggcacgcttggcaaaccctcttTGTGATCAACACcctcccagaaacctatgtctccactcaccctgcccggaaaccaatgtccctactgggaaaggacgtgtggatccagaattggcctccacagtcacttatggactcattgttaaaaccgtgttcatggaagacaatcttactctgctaagAGTGATCGCCAAAAAATAATACAAATCTCCCGATTCGCATTCATCAGAGACGAACTCGCATTGCCCCTGGGCATGCACAGAGtgttttccccaccaccacccacaacCCGAGGTTAGGAAGAGAGATGAGAGTGCATTGCACCGCTGCACGCCTTCTCCACCAACAGTAATAAATGCACTTCCGAGCCCTTACTTACCAGCACTGCCTCCGTCCACAGAGGCGCCTGCAGAATAAATGAACCTGCAGCTCCGCAGCTGCTACCCTCGCCGATATCGCCCTATTACCTCCAGAGCCAATAGGGTTTCCCTTCGGTCTTGATTGGCAGCCACTTCACCCAATCATCCTGCATAAATATCGACGTCACGGGCAGCTTAGCATAATGATTGGTTGCGGAGCGGCTGAGGCGATGTGAGTTCATGTTCTAGACCTGTCAGTTGTTCCTTCCGTAGACCTAGTTTGCCTGCCTGAGACTCAAGGATTTTGCCTGGCCCTCAGCTCTTGCGCCACTTTCGTTGCTTcacttccagagtggctgggaatgCTGGAAAGTAGAGGGCTGAAAAGCAGACTCCTGTCCTCTGCCCCCTTAATTTGCCCAGGGGCACTCTGGCAAATTAAGGGTGGAGGGGGATAGCAgatttccagccactctgggcaacttccagcacttcatctttttttcattttttattagattttccacaatgataacaaagcagaatgatacacaaaaacagaaaaaagggaacaataaacagatgaacaataacaacaaacttaattcttcacaaatccaaccttttcaacatcttggttgacttcctcaagTCCCTCCCTTCTCAGTTTCCTTGTAGTTagaagtaacagctttccaatatcattattaaactaaaacaatttccaaacatagtccatcttattcacttttcttaacattctaaatcccatttatttaactataacttagtttaatcctaagcctatttgtttctttcaagtaatttctaattttttatatcaCTTCCAGCACTTCATAGTATTGTTTTGAggaggataaaatgggcacaggaggACTTATAACTGCTGCCCTGAACTCCTtgagcaggggtgggcaacctaaggcccagggcccagatccggcccaatcgccttctcaatctggcctgcagacggtccgggaatctgcgtgtttttacatgagtagaatgtgttctttgatttaaaatgcatctctgggttatttgtggggcataggaatttgttaatttatttatttttccaaaatatagtctggcccaccacaaggtctgagggatggtggaccggcccacggctgaaaaaggttgctgacccctgtccttgaGGAATGGGCAGGATGAAAATGGCAGTGTGCGCACATTTAAGTTTCAGGGTGCTTGGAATTGTAGGTTTTTTttagaggtaaactacagttcccaagggggcgccggtggcgctgtgggttaaaccacagagcctaggacttgccgatcagaaggtcagcggttcgaatccccgggatggggtgagctcccgttgctcggtccctgctcctgccaacctagcagtttgaaagcacatcaaagtgcaagtagataagtaggtaccactccggtgggaaggtaaatggtgtttccgtgcactgctctggttcgccagaagcggcttagtcatgctggccacatgacccagaagctgtacaccggttccctcggccaataaagcgagatgagcgccgcaaccccagagtcggccacaactggatctaatggtcaggggtcctttacctttacagttcccaagattcttggtgtgtgtatgtgcttaaaatgtgttttaaatatatgatgtGCAGGTATATGGGAAGTATACAAGCATTTTCCTGTTACTGGTATTGACTACACAGAGAAGTGTGTATTACATCCTGTGTACACACTACTGGCTTAAAATACAGCAAGGTCATTCTTTTTCTAAATGCAGATTGAAGCTGTTTGGTGGAGGAGTAcatcaaaatacagtatttaataagaaacaacaggatagaGATGGACTGTAGCTGATGCTTTGTGTTGGTGACTAAACCTCTGCATCCTTGGGAGAGCACATCATGCACAGTAAACGGGTCTGCAAACATAGCCATAATCTAACAGGTGGGGGGCAGAGGAATTACACCTCTCAAATGTAGTGCTGTGTTTCCATCTCTAAAACTGGCAGATGTTTTCTGGGAAGTCTAATTTCTTGATGCTGTAATGTATATCATGTGCTTGGAGATTTCTTGGAATATACGGTTtagaaatacagtaaaataaaatgaataaatcaatAAACTGTGCTTGGTTTAACTGCCTTGGGTTATCTGCACTGCACACAGCACATTTTCCTGCTTTCCAGTTGTGGCACAGATTATGCTGTTCTGATGTGGTTGAATACtaatgggtgggattcacctaatgaacTCTTGTCAGCAAAAGCCCTGCCGTCTACAGTAGAGATTGCCATGTCACACCTGCAAGGAGCTTGATTTACAAAAGATTACGAGAGGATTCTATAAAACGCACTCCCTTAGCAGAGTTGAAGACAAATTGCAAAAGGAACACTGGTGGTTTGTAAAATTAATAGTTGTACTAATTAGCCCAAATAGCCTCCGGTTTCTCTTGTCCTTTGATTGTTCTTGTTGGAGGAGTTAAATTTCCATACATTGTGTGCTTAATATCCAGGTCCTGTGAAATATTTTCCATGTCGTAAGTACTTGGGAAGGGTTGAGGCAGTTGGCTacgtttagcctggtaaagaggagacggaggggatatgatagccatcttcccaTATTATaagggctgttgcatggaagagggagcaaacttgttttatcctactccagaggctaggactggaaggaatggcttcaagttataagaatgGAGagtctgactaaatatcaggaataactttctgacagtaaaagcagt is a genomic window of Podarcis muralis chromosome 17, rPodMur119.hap1.1, whole genome shotgun sequence containing:
- the EBP gene encoding 3-beta-hydroxysteroid-Delta(8),Delta(7)-isomerase yields the protein MGLEAKHLAVPHPYWPRNLELQHYIPNDRPMWQILTFLFSVSGLLLIVTWLIARWQNRTAAPFGTWRSLAICWFAVCGFIHGVIEGWFSLYHKEIAGDQSFLSQLWKEYAKGDSRYVISDNFTVCVETITAFAWGPLSIWTVLAFLSDQPHRFVLQLIVSLGQLYGDVLYFSTEYLEGFSHSEIGHPIYFWFYFVFMNALWIIIPSILILDAWKHLSTCQKITDAGKFKKH